One window of the Hippoglossus hippoglossus isolate fHipHip1 chromosome 9, fHipHip1.pri, whole genome shotgun sequence genome contains the following:
- the LOC117768020 gene encoding lymphocyte antigen 6B-like yields the protein MMQLCGALVLFATLSTACGLRCYTCTASEPKSCTDTKSCSVIFNRCFSLKVEGYNIVTKGCQTSMVCGGAMDCCEGNLCNSAALTGPSVILLLVSSTIITLLL from the exons ATGATGCAGCTGTGTGGAGCTCTGGTTCTGTTTGCGACTCTATCCACAG CATGTGGTCTGAGATGCTACACCTGCACAGCCAGCGAGCCTAAATCCTGCACAGACACCAAATCTTGTTCCGTCATCTTCAACCGCTGTTTCTCTCTCAAAGTAGAAG GATACAACATCGTTACCAAGGGCTGTCAAACCAGTATGGTATGTGGAGGTGCCATGGATTGCTGTGAGGGGAACTTGTGTAACAGCGCCGCACTGACTGGTCCCAGCGTCATTCTCCTGCTGGTGTCCTCCACCATCATCACGCTGTTGCTCTGA
- the LOC117768018 gene encoding lymphocyte antigen 6C2-like yields the protein MKCTSASSGRRPSSGTIKREEFTSPLQISLLTGLTKSLFFSLFTMRLCAALILCMMLSTACGLKCYKCESANARACTWTSTCPAVMDQCFSLNVNGSIAKGCRATRNCVKPVSCCGEDLCNSAVPTGPRVTLLLVSSAIASLFL from the exons ATGAAATGCACGTCTGCGAGTTCTGGAAGAAGACCAAGTAGTGGGACTATAAAAAGGGAGGAGTTCACATCTCCTCTGCAGATCTCTCTCCTCACAGGGTTGactaaaagtttgtttttctccctgttCACGATGCGTCTTTGTGCAGCTCTGATCCTGTGTATGATGCTGTCCACAG CATGTGGATTAAAATGCTACAAGTGTGAGTCTGCTAATGCTCGAGCCTGCACATGGACGTCAACCTGTCCTGCAGTCATGGACCAATGTTTCTCCCTCAATGTGAATG GTTCCATCGCTAAGGGTTGTCGAGCAACTCGAAACTGTGTAAAACCCGTATCTTGCTGTGGAGAGGACTTGTGTAACAGTGCCGTGCCCACTGGTCCCAGAGTCACCCTCCTGCTGGTGTCCTCAGCCATCGCCTCACTCTTTCTCTGA